In Drosophila teissieri strain GT53w chromosome 2R, Prin_Dtei_1.1, whole genome shotgun sequence, the following proteins share a genomic window:
- the LOC122612818 gene encoding E3 ubiquitin-protein ligase Smurf1 yields the protein MNKLDYPRRNGTHKVRITILCARNLARKDLFRLPDPFAKVQVDGTGQVYSTEISKSSLDPKWNAHYDLFLGIGDAITITVWNQRKIHKGSGFLGCVRIPAFNIQSLKGAGFQRLDLGKLSPDDDELVRGQIIISLLSKDGPSSGNPLAIVGPSGDVRGPSEDDSSEDSLPEGWEERRTDNGRVYYVNHATKSTQWDRPRHPGVVGGSRTTSPQQRHNTHNGNSGDRQAPAGPTRSTTCTNLMNNGHRSRELSVTASDERRHSTEILSSVGKENTSPTTPVSATTTPGKKTSTSNSSSAGGRTLEQRPTNEPATPTSSTTSASVRLHSNDNHVKTPKHQTNGHAPPECTPTSPTGQQNYVNGNAQNGSTSGSGSGQAAQPQSASNGWTQEDAATTTSPSTTTTPPRHSQSPPTPNISPPASVTPSANGNVHSPNANSTPAGSGGGSRSYTAATPGQRSQRRSSRQQGEESSTRRRSSRGTRNGGTSGGGGGSGQRYASAAIAAANQAARPFLDLPPGYEMRTTQQGQVYFYHIPTGVSTWHDPRIPRDFDTQHLTLDAIGPLPSGWEQRKTASGRVYFVDHNNRTTQFTDPRLSGSILQMIRRGAVPPSAANAGTPAPPSATPATPSATTAVPPQATPANNANPTTLTTTTNPPHRIVPDLPQGLLEGADLLPKYRRDLVGKLRALRTELQTMQPQSGHCRLEVSRNEIFEESYRLIMKMRAKDMRKRLMVKFKGEEGLDYGGVAREWLHLLSREMLNPQYGLFQYSRDDHYTLQINPDSGVNPDHLSYFHFVGRTLGIAVFHGHCLDGGFTTPFYKQLLNKPITLGDIEGVDPELHRSLTWMLESNISGIIESTFSVENNSFGALVVHELKPGGASIPVTEENKREYVKLYVNYRFMRGIEQQFLALQKGFCELIPSHLLRPFDERELELVIGGISSIDVNDWRNNTRLKHCTNETTQVLWFWQVVESYSSEMRARLLQFVTGSSRVPLQGFRALQGSTGAVGPRLFTIHLTADVPTQNLPKAHTCFNRIDLPPYETYQLLCDKLTQAVEETCGFAVE from the exons ATGAATAAATTGGATTACCCACGTCGCAATGGTACACACAAAGTTCGAATAACGA TATTGTGTGCAAGAAACTTGGCCCGCAAGGATTTATTTC GTCTACCCGATCCGTTTGCTAAGGTGCAGGTGGATGGAACTGGCCAGGTGTACTCGACGGAAATAAGCAAATCCTCTCTGGATCCGAAATGGAATGCACATTACGATTTGTTTCTGGGCATCGGAGATGCCATTACGATAACTGTGTGGAATCAGCGCAAGATACACAAGGGCAGTGGATTCCTGGGATGTGTGAGGATACCCGCGTTCAACATACAGAGCCTCAAAGGAGCTGGAT TTCAACGCTTGGACCTGGGAAAACTGTCGCCGGATGACGATGAGCTTGTGCGGGGTCAAATCATCATTTCGTTGCTCTCGAAAGACGGACCCAGTAGTGGCAATCCTCTGGCCATTGTAGGACCCAGTGGCGATGTGCGTGGACCGTCGGAGGATGACTCCTCGGAAGATAGTTTGCCAGAGGGTTGGGAGGAGCGGCGTACGGACAACGGTAGAGTTTACTATGTGAACCATGCCACCAAATCGACGCAGTGGGATCGTCCCAGACACCCAGGAGTAGTTGGAGGCAGCCGCACCACTTCACCGCAACAACGGCACAACACGCACAACGGCAACAGCGGTGATCGACAAGCTCCGGCTGGGCCAACCCGCTCTACAACCTGCACGAACCTGATGAATAATGGGCATCGCAGTCGGGAGTTGTCTGTGACGGCTTCGGATGAACGTAGACACTCTACGGAAATCCTGTCCAGCGTGGGAAAAGAGAACACCAGCCCCACAACACCTGTTTCGGCCACTACAACGCCTGGTAAAAAAACATCCACATCGAACTCATCCTCGGCAGGTGGTCGCACTTTGGAGCAGCGTCCGACAAACGAACCAGCAACACCCACCAGCAGTACGACATCGGCGTCGGTTCGCCTGCACAGCAACGACAATCATGTTAAAACACCAAAGCACCAAACGAATGGCCATGCTCCGCCAGAGTGCACGCCCACATCGCCCACGGGTCAGCAGAACTATGTAAATGGGAATGCTCAAAATGGGAGTAccagcggaagcggaagtggTCAGGCGGCGCAGCCCCAGAGTGCTAGTAACGGATGGACGCAAGAAGATGCCGCTACGACTACTTCACCTTCAACAACAACCACTCCTCCGAGGCATAGTCAAAGTCCGCCAACCCCAAATATATCACCACCAGCTTCTGTGACACCctctgcaaatggaaatgtacACAGTCCGAATGCGAACAGCACACCAGCCGGAAGCGGAGGTGGAAGCAGATCCTATACAGCCGCAACTCCCGGTCAGCGCTCTCAGCGTCGGAGCTCGCGGCAACAAGGTGAGGAGTCCTCCACGAGACGACGCTCGTCACGAGGTACAAGAAACGGGGGCACAtctggcggcggaggaggatcTGGTCAGAGATACGCATCGGCAGCCATTGCCGCTGCCAATCAGGCAGCACGTCCATTCTTGGATCTGCCGCCAGGATATGAAATGCGAACGACGCAACAAGGGCAGGTGTACTTTTATCACATACCCACTGGTGTTTCAACGTGGCATGATCCTCGGATACCACGTGATTTTGACACCCAGCATTTGACGCTAGATGCTATCGGACCATTGCCGAGTGGCTGGGAGCAGCGGAAGACGGCCTCCGGAAGGGTTTACTTTGTGGACCACAACAACCGAACCACACAGTTCACGGATCCCCGACTAAGTGGAAGCATTTTGCAAATGATTCGACGTGGAGCCGTTCCACCATCCGCTGCAAATGCTGGCACACCTGCTCCCCCATCGGCAACTCCTGCTACCCCATCTGCCACGACTGCAGTTCCGCCCCAGGCGACACCGGCGAACAACGCAAATCCAACGACGcttacaactacaacaaacCCGCCCCATCGTATTGTTCCGGATCTGCCGCAGGGATTGCTTGAAGGCGCCGACCTCTTGCCCAAGTACCGCCGCGATTTGGTTGGCAAGCTGCGGGCTCTGCGCACGGAACTGCAAACAATGCAGCCGCAATCTGGCCACTGCCGTTTGGAGGTATCACGCAACGAGATTTTCGAGGAGAGCTATAGACTGATAATGAAAATGCGGGCCAAGGACATGCGCAAGCGTCTAATGGTTAAATTTAAGGGCGAGGAGGGCCTGGACTATGGTGGCGTAGCACGCGAGTGGTTGCATCTGCTGTCCCGCGAGATGTTGAACCCGCAGTATGGCCTATTCCAATACAGTAGGGATGATCACTACACGCTGCAAATTAATCCAGACTCTGGTGTGAATCCCGATCACTTGTCCTACTTTCATTTCGTGGGTCGCACACTGGGCATTGCCGTGTTCCACGGTCACTGTCTAGATGGTGGGTTCACCACACCCTTCTACAAGCAGCTGCTGAACAAACCGATTACGCTTGGTGATATTGAAGGCGTGGATCCGGAGCTACATCGCAGCCTCACCTGGATGCT GGAGAGCAACATCAGCGGCATCATTGAATCCACATTCAGTGTAGAGAACAATAGCTTTGGTGCTCTGGTGGTGCACGAACTGAAGCCTGGTGGTGCCTCCATTCCTGTGACGGAGGAGAACAAACGCGAGTATGTCAAGCTCTATGTGAACTATCGTTTCATGCGCGGCATTGAGCAACAGTTTTTGGCTCTGCAGAAAG GTTTTTGTGAGCTCATACCCAGCCATCTCTTAAGACCGTTTGATGAGCGCGAACTGGAATTGGTCATTGGAGGCATCTCTAGCATAGATGTCAACGACTGGCGGAACAATACGAGACTGAAGCACTGTACGAACGAAACGACGCAGGTGTTGTGGTTCTGGCAG GTGGTCGAGTCCTATAGTTCTGAGATGCGAGCCCGCCTGCTGCAGTTCGTGACGGGATCCTCGCGAGTGCCGTTGCAGGGCTTCCGAGCGCTGCAGGGCTCAACGGGAGCGGTGGGACCACGACTGTTTACTATTCACCTGACTGCCGACGTGCCCACGCAGAACCTGCCCAAGGCGCACACCTGCTTTAACCGGATCGATTTGCCGCCCTACGAGACGTACCAGCTACTGTGCGACAAGCTGACGCAGGCCGTTGAGGAGACCTGTGGCTTTGCCGTGGAGTAA
- the LOC122612820 gene encoding uncharacterized protein LOC122612820, with amino-acid sequence MHSSWIHVLGLLALFLIATLAPGDASPFDERRHRGWNPGPRPIPQIPTTPPFNPYG; translated from the coding sequence atgcattCTAGCTGGATTCATGTGCTGGGACTGCTGGCCCTGTTTCTTATCGCCACCCTGGCTCCAGGTGATGCTTCTCCCTTCGACGAGAGACGCCACAGAGGATGGAATCCAGGGCCCAGACCAATTCCGCAGATTCCCACCACACCACCTTTCAATCCATATGGATAG
- the LOC122612180 gene encoding methylosome subunit pICln: MVLIMRVSPPEHGLLYTANNIKLKLGDKVVGEGTVYIAQNTLSWQPTELPEGISIEWKQVSLHGISSNPRKCIYFMLDHKVEWNGVYGDPPQHAVNGRNGGGSEAEVDEGNGSDEHDDDDNFEDAVDEQFEEVTECWLLPDDIHTVDTMYSAMTTCQALHPDSADSDSEDSDPMQDAGGLEDEAMEEEDALTLGRNGVQNLSLDDDDERFEDADE, encoded by the exons atggTTCTTATAATGCGTGTTTCTCCGCCGGAACATGGCCTGCTGTATACGGCGAACAACATCAAGCTGAAACTTGGCGACAAAGTGGTGGGCGAAGGCACAGTTTACATTGCTCAAAA CACGCTCTCCTGGCAGCCAACTGAGTTGCCGGAGGGTATATCCATTGAGTGGAAGCAGGTGAGCCTGCACGGCATCTCCTCGAATCCGAGGAAGTGCATCTACTTCATGCTGGACCACAAAGTCGAGTGGAACGGCGTCTATGGAGATCCTCCCCAGCATGCAGTCAATGGTCGGAATGGCGGCGGTTCGGAGGCGGAAGTGGATGAGGGCAATGGGAGCGATGAGCACGATGATGACGATAATTTCGAGGATGCAGTAGACGAGCAGTTTGAAGAGGTCACAGAGTGCTGGCTTCTGCCGGACGACATTCACACCGTGGACACTATGTACAGTGCCATGACCACTTGCCAGGCCCTACATCCTGATTCTGCAGACAGCGATTCGGAAGACAGTGACCCTATGCAGGATGCCGGTGGCTTAGAAGATGAGGccatggaggaggaggatgctTTGACGCTGGGACGCAACGGCGTGCAGAATCTCAGTttggacgacgacgacgaacgATTCGAGGACGCCGACGAGTGA
- the LOC122612179 gene encoding uncharacterized protein LOC122612179, whose product MDTDHANINDFRDRDLATRMRRCNYEKYKSLVRMHLSFELELNTDEFDLPCHEIVYEDKGKLKKWNRLSKKHRLGHGAAATSCAAGSGSKSVGNSPTETLQQQIDPGFLMHLQELKEFLMLEKNLTQEGIFRKAGAVSRQNELRMHIQHDKPLNLELAGFSAHDCATVFKGFLSELPEPLLTDAHYPAHLQIAPLCQALNGQPTATAERQQHLLNSVQLLLLLLPEEHRELLQHIIEMLHAVAKHEKSNKMSAENLATLFTPHLICPRQLPPEVLHYQAKKMSSIVTYMIVRGLDIFEVPGKLSTDIRAYFLERKRKKTMSPEQTLDESISDVSTVNTVYTFVDRAATAAATNTNNTDTELAQLYAHIQSMPESSKKRRLIKQFNKQNGQGTPLQLVVMNRLKNNEATRSAKSLGDSIKKHIFHKSLMSRTPKRVPPSFHLASGSETPNMSHVKPPKMRVLFQSPTPPTPTSSTITSVTLATNPRHQLQKSISSASLKIESSSSDSSSSCATSGSISAPVSRQQSKESPSDGGAAVSGQDLDEIDADCCVTPLKIMSAVAKQLIDKKSVAWDEHRLLEIEEYSNPSTPVQQSTRYKSEPNLSSILPQVDAEEEDDGALTPIMEGRSTMVASSSHMGRSITRKLMKGVSMGNLRFPFSTPETTKRLVRSVSATLRRRPSGEEGKPCPLAADAPLLEDVDDSDEDDDHHGAVDEEDDDTLSENNGSSNELPAMSLGYQQILQSSVYRNMDLITSTPALHMGRRSMSPITKSTQRMPKAMQESIMTPRSRKPVMLLTALAGNGDKQLNLSFAEQDEQDSIGGTPTKQLEPPSLHSEDATSLGGYADILGQQQSFALFNPRQRTTSSSNSNEDLKPSNALSSDFKEYLLTRSVLTASPADLSFASRSDDFGGASTTQDIDDLDESDLSPSLLYCLDGNEPTLASPFGNSNGRKRSAGTPLKSTLTTDLDADNKENIEHLQEEHSRTKKLLITSPEKYPGETAL is encoded by the exons ATGGACACGGACCATGCGAACATAAATGATTTCAGGGATCGCGATCTGGCCACGCGCATGCGCCGCTGCAATTACGAGAAATACAAATCCCTAGTGCGCATGCACCTATCGTTTGAATTGGAGCTCAATACGGATGA GTTTGATCTCCCCTGTCACGAGATCGTCTACGAGGACAAGGGTAAGCTGAAGAAGTGGAACCGCCTCTCTAAAAAACATCGCTTGGGACATGGAGCAGCTGCCACATCCTGTGCCGCCGGCTCTGGCAGCAAATCCGTGGGCAATAGTCCCACAGAGACACTGCAACAGCAAATTGATCCGGGATTCTTGATGCATCTGCAGGAGCTCAAGGAGTTCCTAATGCTGGAGAAGA ATCTCACCCAGGAAGGAATATTTCGCAAGGCTGGCGCGGTGTCCCGGCAAAACGAACTTCGGATGCACATCCAGCACGACAAACCACTGAATTTGGAACTGGCCGGCTTCTCCGCTCACGATTGTGCCACCGTTTTTAAAGGTTTTCTGTCCGAACTTCCAGAACCCCTGCTTACGGATGCCCACTATCCGGCGCATCTCCAGATAGCTCCGCTCTGCCAGGCGCTCAATGGTCAGCCGACGGCCACTGCCGAGCGTCAGCAACACCTCCTCAACTCCGTGCAGCTGCTTCTACTCCTCCTGCCCGAAGAACATCGTGAACTCCTTCAGCACATCATAGAAATGCTGCATGCTGTGGCCAAGCATGAGAAGAGCAACAAGATGAGCGCTGAAAACTTGGCCACTCTCTTCACGCCCCACCTGATTTGCCCAAGGCAACTCCCACCCGAGGTGCTGCATTACCAGGCCAAGAAAATGTCCAGTATCGTGACCTATATGATCGTCCGCGGACTGGACATCTTTGAGGTTCCTGGAAAGCTGTCTACCGACATCCGGGCGTACTTTCTTGAgcgcaaaagaaagaaaaccaTGTCGCCGGAACAAACGCTCGACGAGTCCATCTCGGACGTCTCGACGGTCAACACGGTGTACACTTTTGTAGACCGTGCCGCCACTGCAGCGGCCACCAATACGAACAATACCGACACGGAGCTGGCGCAGCTTTATGCCCATATCCAGAGCATGCCGGAGTCCTCTAAGAAGCGGCGTCTGATTAAACAGTTCAACAAGCAAAATGGGCAgg gCACGCCGTTGCAACTGGTGGTAATGAATCGTTTGAAGAACAACGAGGCCACTCGAAGTGCCAAGTCCCTTGGTGATTCCATTAAGAAGCACATTTTCCACAAGAGTCTCATGTCGCGCACCCCGAAAAGAGTGCCACCCAGTTTTCATTTGGCTAGTGGATCCGAG ACGCCCAATATGTCGCATGTGAAACCGCCAAAGATGCGGGTGCTGTTTCAGAGTCCCAcgccacccacacccacctcATCGACCATCACCAGCGTCACGCTGGCCACTAACCCTCGGCATCAGCTTCAGAAATCCATCTCATCTGCTTCCCTCAAGATCGAATCCTCGTCCTCGGACAGCAGCTCTAGCTGTGCGACCAGCGGTAGTATATCTGCTCCAGTGAGTCGACAGCAATCGAAAGAATCACCTTCGGATGGGGGAGCTGCTGTTTCCGGCCAGGACCTGGATGAGATCGATGCCGATTGCTGCGTGACGCCTTTGAAGATCATGTCAGCGGTTGCAAAGCAGCTAATTGACAAGAAGAGCGTTGCCTGGGACGAGCACCGACTGCTGGAGATTGAGGAGTATTCGAATCCGTCTACGCCCGTCCAGCAATCGACGCGCTACAAGTCGGAGCCTAATCTCTCAAGTATCCTGCCACAGGTTGACGCAGAGGAAGAGGACGACGGCGCACTGACGCCCATTATGGAGGGCCGCAGTACCATGGTGGCAAGCAGCAGCCATATGGGCAGATCAATAACCCGAAAATTGATGAAGGGCGTTAGCATGGGTAATCTTAGATTCCCATTCAGCACGCCGGAGACAACCAAACGACTGGTGCGAAGTGTTTCTGCCACGCTCAGGAGGCGCCCCAGTGGCGAAGAAGGCAAGCCCTGCCCATTGGCAGCGGATGCACCACTTCTGGAGGACGTAGACGATAGCGATGAAGACGACGACCATCATGGGGCCGTGgatgaggaggacgacgaTACACTTTCAGAGAACAATGGCAGCTCCAACGAGCTGCCCGCCATGAGCCTGGGCTATCAGCAGATACTACAGAGCAGCGTGTACCGCAACATGGATCTCATCACGAGCACACCAGCTCTACATATGGGTCGCCGTTCCATGTCGCCCATTACCAAGTCGACTCAACGCATGCCCAAGGCGATGCAG GAATCTATTATGACTCCCCGTTCCCGAAAACCGGTGATGCTGCTTACTGCCTTAGCTGGCAATGGCGACAAGCAGCTAAATCTAAGCTTCGCCGAGCAGGATGAGCAGGATTCGATTGGTGGCACGCCGACCAAGCAGCTGGAGCCACCTTCGCTGCACAGCGAGGATGCCACTTCATTGGGAGGATATGCGGATATCCTAGGGCAGCAGCAGAGCTTTGCTCTCTTTAACCCCAGACAGCGGACGAccagcagtagcaacagcaatgAAGACTTAAAGCCCTCAAATGCCTTATCCAGTGATTTCAA GGAATATTTGCTGACGCGCAGTGTCCTTACCGCCAGTCCGGCGGATTTATCGTTTGCCAGTCGGTCGGATGATTTTGGTGgcgccagcaccacccaggACATCGACGACTTGGACGAGTCCGATCTGAGCCCCAGTCTGCTCTACTGCCTGGACGGAAATGAGCCCACTTTGGCCTCACCCtttggcaacagcaacgggAGGAAGCGATCGGCGGGCACACCCTTAAAGTCTACGCTAACTACTGACCTCGACGCGGATAACAAGGAGAACATCGAGCACCTGCAGGAGGAGCACTCGCGCACCAAAAAGCTGCTAATTACTTCTCCCGAGAAGTATCCGGGCGAAACGGCCCTCTAG
- the LOC122612819 gene encoding NADH dehydrogenase [ubiquinone] flavoprotein 1, mitochondrial, producing the protein MISFLTKRRACGAYKISSGLIRGYRGLTEVKSLQNALPATDKTGNKKLVNIFRTSSITNVRKNQLIDAESSIPILRWPYKPSMVMREGSYVDDNDDLLSSEQRAKKRETLQKFEVDCPKFPTEKIPSTTKFPINENAEKGLDPAEEKELEAKLLEKLKDMGKRNKSRLNQQADEMKDNFLGWNIDKAGGTIMSLEAKESTPPKGSGSATPGGSPPPKSGSAPPKGGSPPAKSGAPPPPKGPPPGTPPPPKGPPPGTPPPQTKTTFGPLADADRIFTNLYGRHDWRLKAAMKRGDWYKTKEILAKGDKWIVNEIKTSGLRGRGGAGFPSGLKWSFMHKPPDGRPKFLVVNADEGEPGTCKDREIIRHDPHKLVEGCLIAGRCMGANTGYIYLRGEFYNEACNLQYAIIEAYKAGYLGKNACGSGYDFDLYVQRGAGAYICGEETSLIESLEGKAGKPRNKPPFPADIGVFGCPSTVTNVETVAVAPTICRRGGNWFASFGRTRNSGTKLFNISGHVCNPCTFEEEMSMPTRELIERHAGGVIGGWDNLLAIIPGGSSTPCITKEHASTAIHDYDGLMAVRSSMGTGALIVMNKDTDIIKAIARLSAFYKHESCGQCTPCREGLHWVHMIMQRFVTGQAQIEEIDMLFELTKQIEGHTICALADGAAWPPQGLIRNFRPVIEEKIRKRAAEDQAKADALQAERFPCQTVTPCPE; encoded by the coding sequence ATGATATCGTTTCTAACTAAACGCCGAGCTTGTGGGGCTTACAAGATTTCATCGGGACTAATTCGAGGTTATAGAGGTCTAACAGAAGTAAAAAGCCTTCAAAATGCCTTACCAGCAACTGATAAAACTGGAAACAAGAAGCTGGTGAATATATTCCGAACTTCTAGCATAACAAATGTGCGGAAGAACCAACTAATTGACGCTGAAAGCTCTATTCCCATCTTAAGATGGCCATACAAACCATCGATGGTTATGAGGGAAGGAAGTTATGTCGATGATAACGACGATTTGCTGTCTTCTGAGCAAAGagccaaaaaaagggaaacctTACAAAAATTCGAGGTAGATTGCCCAAAATTTCCAACCGAGAAAATTCCATCTACAACGAAATTTCCTATCAATGAAAATGCCGAAAAGGGTTTAGATCCAGCCGAAGAAAAAGAACTCGAGGCCAAATTACTAGAGAAGCTAAAAGATATGGGTAAAAGAAATAAATCTCGACTAAATCAGCAAGCTGACGAGATGAAGGATAACTTTTTAGGCTGGAATATTGATAAAGCTGGAGGAACTATTATGAGTCTAGAAGCCAAGGAATCAACCCCACCCAAAGGATCTGGATCTGCCACCCCGGGAGGCTCTCCTCCACCCAAAAGTGGATCCGCTCCGCCGAAGGGTGGTTCTCCGCCTGCGAAAAGCGgtgctccaccaccaccaaaggGACCACCGCCTGGAACTCCGCCACCCCCAAAGGGGCCACCGCCCGGAACTCCACCACCGCAGACGAAAACTACTTTCGGACCACTTGCTGATGCTGATCGAATCTTTACCAATTTATACGGACGGCACGATTGGCGATTGAAGGCAGCTATGAAGCGGGGGGACTGGTACAAGACGAAGGAGATCCTAGCCAAGGGTGACAAGTGGATAGTAAACGAGATTAAGACATCTGGACTGCGAGGACGCGGTGGCGCCGGCTTCCCCAGTGGCCTTAAGTGGTCATTCATGCACAAGCCGCCTGATGGGAGGCCCAAGTTTCTTGTGGTCAATGCGGATGAAGGCGAGCCCGGTACCTGCAAGGATCGTGAGATAATACGCCACGATCCACACAAGCTGGTTGAGGGATGCCTCATTGCTGGACGGTGTATGGGTGCGAACACTGGTTACATTTACCTTCGCGGAGAGTTTTACAATGAGGCTTGCAATCTTCAGTATGCCATCATTGAGGCCTATAAGGCTGGCTATCTGGGTAAGAATGCCTGTGGTTCCGGGTACGATTTCGATCTTTATGTGCAACGTGGAGCAGGCGCCTATATTTGCGGAGAGGAAACCTCTCTGATCGAATCCTTAGAGGGCAAGGCCGGTAAGCCAAGGAACAAGCCTCCCTTTCCGGCCGACATTGGCGTCTTTGGCTGTCCGTCTACGGTGACCAATGTGGAAACGGTGGCCGTGGCCCCAACTATTTGCCGGCGTGGTGGCAATTGGTTTGCCAGCTTTGGACGCACCCGAAACTCGGGCACCAAGCTCTTCAATATCTCTGGTCACGTTTGCAACCCATGTACCTTCGAGGAGGAGATGTCTATGCCTACCAGAGAGCTTATTGAACGCCATGCTGGTGGAGTGATCGGAGGCTGGGACAATCTACTGGCCATCATTCCGGGTGGCTCCTCCACTCCCTGCATCACCAAGGAGCATGCCTCAACTGCGATTCACGACTACGATGGGCTGATGGCAGTGCGTTCATCGATGGGAACTGGTGCCTTGATTGTAATGAATAAGGATACGGACATTATCAAGGCCATTGCCCGCCTATCGGCTTTCTATAAGCACGAGAGCTGCGGCCAGTGCACTCCTTGCCGCGAGGGTCTCCACTGGGTGCACATGATCATGCAGAGGTTTGTGACTGGACAGGCGCAGATCGAAGAGATCGATATGCTGTTCGAACTGACGAAGCAGATCGAGGGCCATACCATTTGTGCCCTGGCCGATGGTGCTGCCTGGCCGCCGCAAGGACTCATCCGCAACTTCCGTCCGGTCATCGAGGAGAAGATCAGGAAGCGGGCGGCCGAGGACCAAGCTAAAGCTGATGCACTTCAGGCCGAACGCTTCCCTTGTCAAACGGTGACTCCTTGCCCAGAATAA
- the LOC122612181 gene encoding uncharacterized protein LOC122612181 yields the protein MSITLDFNGKNIAKSKELDLHFLPAKIDGDGEANVDDYFNNYTREATEFGSGILTNALRGYPLMGEKLKVHEGYRGLVLQETEKPISNCSDRQLRLTGVFKDFTYWNYDKVPSNGDPYRQALFLTDVAKALSQPISEVDLEAEIARNKENTKESP from the exons atGTCAATCACTCTAGATTTTAATGGTAAAAACATTGCCAAGAGCAAGGAATTAGACCTCCACTTCTTACCGGCCAAAATAGACGGCGATGGAGAAGCAAATGTGGATGATTACTTCAACAACTACACACGTGAAGCAACAGAATTCGGCAGTGGAATCCTGACGAACGCCTTGCGCGGATATCCTTTAATGGGAGAGAAGTTGAAAGTGCACGAAGGATACAGGGGTCTAGTTCTACAAGAAACAGAGAAGCCGATCAGCAATTGCTCCGACCGACAGTTACGTCTTACTGGAGTATTTAAGGATTTTACGTACTGGAACTACGACAAAGTGCCGTCCAATGGCGATCCTTACCGACAGGCCCTTTTCTTGACGGATGTTGCTAAAGCT cTGTCGCAGCCTATTAGTGAAGTCGATTTAGAGGCAGAAATCGCACGCAATAAGGAAAACACCAAGGAAAGCCCTTAA